The genomic stretch GCACTGGAACCAAAGCGGTTAGAGGAACTGGCTGCCTTTGCGCACAAGCTGGGACTGGAAGTACTGATGGAAGTGCACGACCAAGAGGAACTGGACCGGTCACTGAACGATCAGCTGGATTTGGTGGGGGTCAATAACAGAAGCTTAAAGACTTTTGAAGTATCGTTGGATACCTCTTATGGTTTGGTAGGTAAAATTCCTGATAAATTCGTGAAAATTTCTGAAAGTGGGATTTCTGATCCCCAGACCTTGGTAGACTTGAAGAAAGGGGGATTTGATGGGTTCTTGATAGGGGAGAACTTTATGAAATCCATCAGGCCACATCAGGCAGCCTATAACTTTATGAACAAATACAGGGAGTTAAGCCCAGATTTCAAAACGGAAACAGTTTGACCATGTTAGTGAAAGTATGTGGTATGCGCGATGTAGAAAACATCAGGGAGCTGGACGAAAAGGTTCAGCCAGACCTGATGGGGATGATTTTTTATCCAAAATCTTCTCGGTATGTCGCTGATGCTTCCACTATTCCATCCACCAAAGCCGCCAAAGTGGGCGTGTTCGTGAATGTGCCGATGGCAGAGATAGTAACGAAAGCCAATGATTTTGGCCTGGCCTATATCCAGCTTCATGGTGATGAGGATGTGGCTTTTGTGGCGGACCTGAAGAAGCAGATTACTGCTGATATCATAAAGGTTTTCAGGGTTACAGGGGAGGTAGACTGGACGTATTTAAAAGGCTTTGAGCCGCACGTAACATATTTTCTGTTTGATACGGAAACGAAGGGATATGGAGGATCAGGAAAACGGTTCGATTGGGAGCTTTTGGAAAAATATCCGTTGGAAAGACCATTTTTGTTAAGTGGGGGGATTCAAGAGGAAAATGTGGAGGAAATCAAGCATCTACAGCAAAAGCAGCCTAAGCTGGCAGGTGTGGATATCAATTCTAAATTTGAGCTTCATGCAGCCTTTAAAGATGTGGAGAAAGTCATCCGTTTTGTAAAGGCGTTACAAGAAAAAATATAAGCATTTAAATGTACCCTGCTTCAGGGAGTATTTGATAAAACTATGGTTAAAGTAGATGAAAAAGGGTTCTATGGGAAATTTGGGGGAGCTTACATCCCCGAAATGCTCTATCCCAATGTGGAAGAACTTAGGACCAATTATGAGAAAATTACCGAATCGGACGAATTCAAAGATGAATTTCATGCGCTTTTAAAAGACTATGTAGGGCGTCCTACACCTTTGTACTATGCCAAGCGGCTGTCTGAGAAATATGGTGCAAAAATCTATCTCAAGCGGGAAGATCTCTGTCATACAGGAGCCCATAAGGTGAACAATACCATTGGCCAGATCATTTTGGCCAAGAAGCTGGGGAAGAAACGTATTATCGCCGAAACCGGAGCTGGCCAACATGGGGTGGCTACGGCGACCGTTTGTGCCCTGATGGGGATGGATTGTACGGTCTTTATGGGAGCCATCGACATGGAGCGCCAAAAGCCCAATGTAGAGCGGATGCGGATTTTGGGAGCGAAAGTGGTGCCCGCCACTTCCGGCAGCCAGACGTTAAAAGACGCAACCAATGAAGCCCTCAGACAGTGGATCAATAATCCTGTGGACACCCATTACATTATTGGTTCGGTGGTAGGACCACATCCATATCCGGAAATGGTAGCGCGGTTCCAATCGGTGATCAGCGAAGAGATCAAATATCAGTTGAAAGAAAAAGAAGGCAAAGAAGACCCTGACTTGGTGATTGCCTGTGTAGGTGGTGGCAGTAATGCAGCTGGGGCTTTTTACCATTATTATAATACTCCTTCAGTTAGGTTAATTGCAGTCGAAGCAGCTGGACTAGGTGTAACCTCGGGAAAGTCCGCAGCGACTACTGCGTTGGGTACACCGGGAGTTTTACATGGCAGTAAGACACTCTTGATGCAGACCGAAGACGGACAGGTGGTCGAGCCGCATTCCATTTCTGCTGGGTTGGATTATCCAGGTATAGGCCCAGTCCATGCCCATTTGTTCGATTCGAAAAGAGGCGAATTCTTTGCCGTGGAGGATGAGGATGCGATGAAAGCAGGAATAGAGCTGAGCAGGTTGGAAGGAATCATTCCGGCGATTGAATCTGCCCATGCACTTTCGGCACTGAAGCAAGTGAAGTTTGGGGCAAGTGATGTGATTGTGATCAATCTGTCCGGAAGAGGTGACAAGGATTTGGATACATACATCAAGTGGGGAGGGTACTGAGTATAGCATATCAAGTAGCTAGTATCAAGAGCAAAGAGCAAAGAAAAAAGAGGATTGGCAGGAGAAGTTGGAGAAGTTGTGTTACCAATCTTCCGATTTTACAATTTCCAATCTTTCAATCAACTATGAACCGAATAGATCAATTATTTCAAGATAAGAAGGAAAACATCCTTTCCATATATTTTACAGCAGGTTTTCCCAAGTTGGAAGATACGCTCGCCATTATGGAAGCTATCGAAGAGGCGGGTGCTGATATCATCGAAGTGGGGATGCCTTATTCAGATCCTGTAGCCGATGGCCCTACCATTCAAGAAAGCAATAAAGTTGCCCTTGATAATGGCATGAACATGAAAAAGATGTTTCTACAGCTGGAGCAAATGAGGGAAACGGTGACGATTCCAGTGGTACTGATGGGGTACCTTAATCCTATTTTGCAATATGGTATAGAGGCATTTTGTAAGAAATGCAAGGAGGTGGGCGTGGATGGGCTTATTGTGCCAGACCTGCCTATTCAGCAATATCAGGATGATTATAAAGCATTGTTTGACGAATATGATCTTCGCAATACCTTTCTTATCTCTCCGCAGACCACTGAAGAGCGCATCCGTGAAATAGACCTACAGTCCGACGGGTTTATCTACATGGTGTCTTCCCACAGCATCACAGGGGCAAAATCAGGTATTTCTGATGAGCAAGAGGCGTATTTTGAAAGGGTCAAAAACATGAAACTGGAAAATCCACGATTGATAGGTTTTGGGATTTCAGACCATGCCACATTCTCCAAGGCTTCGGCCTACAGCAATGGTGCTATTATCGGCAGTGCTTTCATCAAAGTGATCAGGGATGCCAAAGACCTAAAAGCAGATATTAAAACATACATTCACGGAGTAAAGCAGGGATAGTATTGGGGGAGGATAAAGAGCCAAGAATGAAGTACCAAGTCACAAGCTCTTACCATCAAAAATTAATGGCTTAAAAGCAAAACAACGAGCCTGAAACCTTCAAACTTTACACGATTTAAACCTATTGACCTCCAAACTTTCTAAACAAATAAGAAATGATCATACAAGTAAAAAAGGACATCACCGAAGCACAAAAGGAGCGCCTGATCAAAGATATTAATCGAGTGGGGTATAAGATTACTGAAGTGTCCACTCAAAAGGGAACGTATCTGGTGGGAATCGGCAGTACGGAATTTGATATTCGTAAATTTGGACATCATGAGGGTATCCAGGATATCCATATCGTATCCGATGCATATAAATTGGTCTCTAAAAAGTGGAAAGTAAACCCAACTTCCATCGATTTGGGAGATGGTGTATATATCAAGGAAGGTGATATGGCCGTGATGGCAGGTCCATGCTCGATCGAGAGTGAGGAGCAAATTGTAAAAGTGATCGATCACCTGAAGGCCAATGATATCAAAATCATGCGTGGAGGAGTATATAAGCCTCGAAGTAGCCCTTATGCATTCCGTGGATTGGGAATAGAGGGATTGAAGCTTTGGCATGAATTGGCCAGCAAAGCCGGGATCAAGATCATCACAGAGGTGATGCAGGTTTCGCAGATCGAAGAGATGATGGATTATGTGGATGTATTCCAGGTAGGTGCCAGAAATACCCAGAATTTTAATTTGCTGGATGAACTGGGCAAAGTAGATAAGCCGGTAATGATCAAGCGAGGGATTTCCGGTACGATCGAAGAATTGCTGCAGTCAGCGGAATATGTGTTTTCGGGAGGAAATGAGAAGCTGATCCTGTGCGAGCGAGGTATCAGGACGTATGAAAAAGCAACCAGGAATACCCTGGACCTGAACGCTGTGCCGGTGCTGAAGGACAAGTCCCATCTTCCCGTGGTGGTGGATCCATCTCATGGTATCGGTATCCGGAAATTTGTCCACCAAATGGCCTTGGCTGGGGTGATGGCCGGAGCAGACGGGATCATCTATGAAGCCCATGAAATCCCGGAAAAGGCCTATTCAGATGGTCAGCAGACGCTGGATTTTGCCCAAAGTGCCCAATTGGCCAGCCAGATCAGGCAGACGTTTGCGATGAGGAAGACGTTTGATTTGTTGTAAACCTCCATATAAACCGTCATACCGCGAGCGGAACGATAGTGGAGCGAAGCCATCTGTTGGATAAACCCGATATTGTCACGTCGCATGCTACTCACAATGACTTAGGAAAAACCGCTATTGTAAATGCCGCAACGACGGAGTAAAACAATTTAGTGTAATTATGAGACCAAGGAAATCGCTTTTAGCCAATGGTGTTATTGAATTCAGGCTGACATCACTTCACTGATAGTTTAAAAGCGATTTCCCTGATTATGAGACAAGGAATTTTGATTAGAGAAAGTAACTCTTTATCTTTGTGAATCAAGATGAAAAACCTATCCGTAAAATATTACAGCTATTACTACCATTTTCTCCCCAAAAAGGATTAGGTGTAATGCTGTGAGCTTTACTGTGAAAATTATACAAAGGCCTAATCCTACTCGGGATTAGGCCTTTTTTATTTTAACCCATTTTCAGAATATACGTAAATTTAAGTAGAACTAACCCAAATATAAGATGGCAGGTAAACCAGCGGACTGGGTCTTCAAAGACCCTCGACTAAAAGAAATGCACCAGGATTATGATGCTTACACTGAAGAGGATTTTGCGGTATGGAAAACCCTCTACGAGAGGCAAATTGTCAACCTTCCCAAAGCCGCTTCGCAAGCCTATTTGGACGGTATCAAGGAGATCAACTTCAGTGCTGACCGAATTGCCAATTTTGCTGAAGTAAACCGGGTTTTGAGCAAGTCTACAGGATGGGGAGTGCAGGTAGTGCCGGGATTGATTGACGATGATTTGTTCTTTGGTTTGTTGAAAAACAAGCGGTTTCCATCCTCCACATGGCTGCGAAAAATGGAGCAGTTGGATTATTTGGAAGAGCCGGACATGTTTCATGATGCTTTTGCACATATGCCTTTGCTCACCAACCAACCATACGTGGATTTTTTGCAGGACCTAAGTGGGATAGCGCTCAAGTATATTGATGATAAATGGGCGATTCATTTGTTGTCCAGGATCTATTGGTTTACCATTGAGTTCGGATTGATCCGGGAAAATGGTGAATTGCGGATTTATGGTGCGGGGATTTTGAGCTCCGCTGGTGAGACCAAGTTTAGCCTTTCTGATGATCCTGACCATATTGATTATGATGTCAGAAGGATCATGCAGACGCCCTACTGGAAGGATAAGTTTCAGGATAAGTATTTTGTGATAGATAGCTATGAGCAGCTTTATAATTCCATCCCTGAGATCGAGAAAGTCTTGGGAGAAGAGCTGATCGCCAGTGAAGGGCTCGAGAAAGAATAATAAGCTGAGATCGATTTAAAAAATAGTCAATGCGAGTCTGTCTGGTGCCAAACAGGCCTGCCTTTGGCGGTGGACAGGCTCGTAATGACGTCATAACCTTTTTTTATCGAATTGCATTAATCGAACTGAGGTTAATAAGAATGTGGCGAGAAGTTTTGAAGATCAATCTTTCTGCCAAATAGATCGGATAATACCTTCAAAAATAGGATATAATGTTTATTTTTGAGCTGCGAAAATACAAGCGATTCTATGCTTGTACAGTCAGATCAAAAAGTTCACAAACCTAAGCAATAGACCTCAAATTTTCCTTTTGGGACATTGAGGTCTATTTAGCTTTAAAGTAGCAGTATAGTAAATGGATGTAGCCATTATAAAATATAACTCGGGGAATGTATTGTCGGTGCTTTATGCCCTTGAGCGTCTCGGAATCAATGCCAATCTTACCGATAACGTGGAGGAGATCCAAAAAGCCGATAAGGTGATTTTCCCCGGACAGGGGGAAGCTAGTTCGGCCATGAGGTATCTCCGTGAGCGAAACCTTGACCAGCTGATCAAAGCGCTAAAGCAGCCTTTTTTTGGGATTTGCTTGGGGCAGCAGCTGTTGTGTGAATATTCTGAAGAAAATGATACCGAATGCCTGGGGATATTTCCTGTGAAAGTAAAGAAATTTCCGCAGCAGGATAAAGTGCCCCATGTGGGCTGGAATAACCTTCGGGAGACGAAGGGGCCATTACTGGAAGGGATCAATGAGCACGATTATGTTTATTACGTTCACAGTTATTTTGCTGAAATCCACCCTGAATTTACCATTGGAAAAACCCATTATATAGAAGACTTTAGTGCGTTATTGCATAAGGATAACTTCTATGCGATGCAAGCTCACCCTGAAAAGTCCAGTCATTCAGGCCAAAAAATATTAACCAACTTCTTGAATTTATAGTCATGGAAATAATTCCAGCAATAGATATTATCGGGGGCAAATGTGTCCGTTTGACCCAAGGAGATTATGGACAGAAAAAGGAATATGCTGATAATCCACTAGAGGTAGCCAAAAAGTTTGAGCAAGCCGGCATCAAACGGCTTCATTTGGTGGATCTGGATGGGGCCAAAGCCAAGACGATCGTGAACAAGGCCGTACTTGAAAATATCACGTCCAATACTTCCCTAAAGGTGGACTTTGGAGGAGGCGTTCAATCAGATGAGACGATTCAAATGGCTTTTGATGCGGGAGCCAGTCAGGTGACAGGCGGGAGTATTGCCGTAAAGAACCCGGCATTGTTTGAAAGTTGGCTAGTGAAACATGGATCCGAGAAGATCATTCTCGGAGCAGATGCCAAAAACAGAAAAATCGCCATCAGTGGCTGGGAAGAGACTACCGAATCGGATGTGGTAGACTTCATCAAAGCCTATCATGCAAAAGGAGCACGTTATGTGATCTGTACTGATGTGGCCAAAGACGGTTTGCTCCAGGGGCCTTCGGTGGAATTATATAAGGAAATTCTCCAAGAGATACCAGGGGTCCAATTGATTGCCAGTGGTGGTGTTGCGGAGGTGAAGGACTTGGAAGAACTGGAGAAAATCGGTGTGTATGGAGTCATTGTAGGCAAAGCTTTCTACGAAGGGCGAATTAGCCTTGAACAACTGGCTTCCTTTGCCTTGT from Echinicola soli encodes the following:
- a CDS encoding phosphoribosylanthranilate isomerase, whose product is MLVKVCGMRDVENIRELDEKVQPDLMGMIFYPKSSRYVADASTIPSTKAAKVGVFVNVPMAEIVTKANDFGLAYIQLHGDEDVAFVADLKKQITADIIKVFRVTGEVDWTYLKGFEPHVTYFLFDTETKGYGGSGKRFDWELLEKYPLERPFLLSGGIQEENVEEIKHLQQKQPKLAGVDINSKFELHAAFKDVEKVIRFVKALQEKI
- the trpB gene encoding tryptophan synthase subunit beta, encoding MVKVDEKGFYGKFGGAYIPEMLYPNVEELRTNYEKITESDEFKDEFHALLKDYVGRPTPLYYAKRLSEKYGAKIYLKREDLCHTGAHKVNNTIGQIILAKKLGKKRIIAETGAGQHGVATATVCALMGMDCTVFMGAIDMERQKPNVERMRILGAKVVPATSGSQTLKDATNEALRQWINNPVDTHYIIGSVVGPHPYPEMVARFQSVISEEIKYQLKEKEGKEDPDLVIACVGGGSNAAGAFYHYYNTPSVRLIAVEAAGLGVTSGKSAATTALGTPGVLHGSKTLLMQTEDGQVVEPHSISAGLDYPGIGPVHAHLFDSKRGEFFAVEDEDAMKAGIELSRLEGIIPAIESAHALSALKQVKFGASDVIVINLSGRGDKDLDTYIKWGGY
- the trpA gene encoding tryptophan synthase subunit alpha gives rise to the protein MNRIDQLFQDKKENILSIYFTAGFPKLEDTLAIMEAIEEAGADIIEVGMPYSDPVADGPTIQESNKVALDNGMNMKKMFLQLEQMRETVTIPVVLMGYLNPILQYGIEAFCKKCKEVGVDGLIVPDLPIQQYQDDYKALFDEYDLRNTFLISPQTTEERIREIDLQSDGFIYMVSSHSITGAKSGISDEQEAYFERVKNMKLENPRLIGFGISDHATFSKASAYSNGAIIGSAFIKVIRDAKDLKADIKTYIHGVKQG
- the aroF gene encoding 3-deoxy-7-phosphoheptulonate synthase; the encoded protein is MIIQVKKDITEAQKERLIKDINRVGYKITEVSTQKGTYLVGIGSTEFDIRKFGHHEGIQDIHIVSDAYKLVSKKWKVNPTSIDLGDGVYIKEGDMAVMAGPCSIESEEQIVKVIDHLKANDIKIMRGGVYKPRSSPYAFRGLGIEGLKLWHELASKAGIKIITEVMQVSQIEEMMDYVDVFQVGARNTQNFNLLDELGKVDKPVMIKRGISGTIEELLQSAEYVFSGGNEKLILCERGIRTYEKATRNTLDLNAVPVLKDKSHLPVVVDPSHGIGIRKFVHQMALAGVMAGADGIIYEAHEIPEKAYSDGQQTLDFAQSAQLASQIRQTFAMRKTFDLL
- a CDS encoding phenylalanine 4-monooxygenase: MAGKPADWVFKDPRLKEMHQDYDAYTEEDFAVWKTLYERQIVNLPKAASQAYLDGIKEINFSADRIANFAEVNRVLSKSTGWGVQVVPGLIDDDLFFGLLKNKRFPSSTWLRKMEQLDYLEEPDMFHDAFAHMPLLTNQPYVDFLQDLSGIALKYIDDKWAIHLLSRIYWFTIEFGLIRENGELRIYGAGILSSAGETKFSLSDDPDHIDYDVRRIMQTPYWKDKFQDKYFVIDSYEQLYNSIPEIEKVLGEELIASEGLEKE
- the hisH gene encoding imidazole glycerol phosphate synthase subunit HisH; this translates as MDVAIIKYNSGNVLSVLYALERLGINANLTDNVEEIQKADKVIFPGQGEASSAMRYLRERNLDQLIKALKQPFFGICLGQQLLCEYSEENDTECLGIFPVKVKKFPQQDKVPHVGWNNLRETKGPLLEGINEHDYVYYVHSYFAEIHPEFTIGKTHYIEDFSALLHKDNFYAMQAHPEKSSHSGQKILTNFLNL
- the hisA gene encoding 1-(5-phosphoribosyl)-5-[(5-phosphoribosylamino)methylideneamino]imidazole-4-carboxamide isomerase, with translation MEIIPAIDIIGGKCVRLTQGDYGQKKEYADNPLEVAKKFEQAGIKRLHLVDLDGAKAKTIVNKAVLENITSNTSLKVDFGGGVQSDETIQMAFDAGASQVTGGSIAVKNPALFESWLVKHGSEKIILGADAKNRKIAISGWEETTESDVVDFIKAYHAKGARYVICTDVAKDGLLQGPSVELYKEILQEIPGVQLIASGGVAEVKDLEELEKIGVYGVIVGKAFYEGRISLEQLASFAL